A stretch of the Peromyscus leucopus breed LL Stock chromosome 10, UCI_PerLeu_2.1, whole genome shotgun sequence genome encodes the following:
- the Naaa gene encoding N-acylethanolamine-hydrolyzing acid amidase — protein sequence MGTRATGAAGPGAPLGLALLLLLLLGPRLSAGGPGTPPLFNVSLDAAPELRWLPMLQHYDPDFVRSAVAEVISNRVPQWVLEMIGEVVSKVESILPQPFTDEIRGISNFFNVSLAEGILVNLAYEASAFCTSIVAQDSQGHIYHGRNLDYPFGNALRKLTADVQFLKNGQVAFTGTTFVGYVGLWTGQSPHKFTVSGDERDRGWWWENAIAAISLGHSPVSWLIRKTLSDSENFEEAVYTLAKKPLIADVYYIVGGTTPREGVVITRDRGGPADIWPLDPLNGAWFRVETNYDHWKPVPKRDDRRTPAIKALNATGQAHLSLEALFQVLSVFPVYNNYTIYTTVMSAAQPDKYMTRIRNPS from the exons ATGGGGACCCGAGCCACCGGAGCTGCGGGCCCTGGGGCACCCCTGGGGttggccctgctgctgctgctgctgctggggccccGGCTGTCGGCCGGCGGCCCCGGGACTCCGCCGCTCTTCAACGTCAGTCTGGACGCGGCCCCGGAGCTACGCTGGCTGCCGATGCTGCAGCACTACGACCCGGACTTCGTGCGCTCCGCCGTGGCGGAGGTCATCAG CAACAGGGTTCCCCAGTGGGTCCTCGAGATGATCGGAGAGGTGGTGTCGAAGGTGGAGAGCATCCTGCCCCAGCCCTTCACTGACGAGATCCGTGGCATAAGCAACTTCTTCAACGTCAGCCTGGCCGAGGGTATCTTGGTCAACCTGGCCTATGAGGCCTCCGC ATTCTGCACCAGTATTGTGGCTCAAGACTCCCAAGGCCACATTTACCATGGCCGGAACCTGGACTACCCTTTTGGAAATGCCTTGCGAAAGCTGACGGCGGACGTGCAGTTCCTAAAGAATGGGCAG GTTGCCTTCACGGGGACCACTTTTGTTGGCTATGTCGGACTGTGGACAGGTCAGAGTCCACACAAGTTTACAGTTTCTGGCGATGAACGAG ATAGAGGCTGGTGGTGGGAGAATGCCATCGCCGCGATCTCCCTGGGACACTCTCCGGTCAGCTGGCTTATCCGCAAA ACCCTGAGTGACTCAGAGAACTTTGAGGAGGCTGTTTACACTCTGGCCAAGAAGCCCCTCATTGCTGATGTTTACTACATCGTTGGGGGTACCACGCCCCGGGAGGGGGTAGTCATCACCAGGGACAGAGGTGGCCCAGCGGACATTTGGCCTCTTGACCCTTTGAATGGAGC GTGGTTCCGGGTTGAGACAAATTATGATCATTGGAAGCCTGTACCCAAGAGGGATGATCGAAG AACACCAGCCATCAAAGCCCTAAATGCCACAGGGCAAGCACACCTCAGCCTGGAGGCCCTTTTCCAG gttttatctgtgtttcctgtttataACAA CTACACCATCTATACGACAGTGATGAGTGCTGCCCAGCCCGACAAGTACATGACCAGGATCCGCAACCCAAGCTAA